The proteins below are encoded in one region of Juglans microcarpa x Juglans regia isolate MS1-56 chromosome 4D, Jm3101_v1.0, whole genome shotgun sequence:
- the LOC121259461 gene encoding probable indole-3-acetic acid-amido synthetase GH3.6 — translation MTDEEILRMLEDTTKEASRHQLETLRSILERQAGVLYLRSHLQGHDEQPVDAASFRRAVPLSSYDDYVDHINRMADGLVDHDLPLLSVDTLLCFFYSSGTSAMKPKLIPYFDSKLSKAASFMAHQGSASILRRLFPPRTSVSKILWFLYADNIATTKGGFKVMAASTYPIHSGATNWSQFLSCSSPREVILGSNVVHQMYCHLLCGLRNSDFIDGIRVPYAIGLIKVFGLLESKWKQLCDDLECGVPSLEISDVAMRDSVIDVLGGPQPELSRRIRAICEDKNWGGIVSKLWPNVRFIRCITTGSLAQYYPKLKQYAGEVPVLGGDYFASECCVGINMDITQPPERTRFILLPTAAYFEFLPFALDVTNVVSEETVDISGVEAGKMYEVIVTTYRGFYRYRLGDIVRVVGFYNSSPLVEFVMRAPKAPSEVVTEKDLLLAIEYFQSMLRNAMAVEITEFSSFLDLTLSPKLLKVYIEVKEECMFLPEEKIEELVVILKGCGSSIGDSLGDKYNVQRKRGEIDPLVVSIVKPGSFDALSQLAIENGAPATQYKPPKIIRNRQIVDFIEKRILVTVPLDG, via the exons ATGACAGACGAGGAGATCCTGAGGATGCTCGAGGATACCACCAAAGAAGCCTCGCGTCACCAGCTCGAGACCCTCCGGTCGATCCTCGAACGCCAGGCCGGAGTACTTTATCTCCGATCCCACCTCCAAGGCCACGATGAGCAGCCGGTTGACGCCGCCTCCTTCCGTCGCGCCGTGCCGTTGTCTTCCTACGATGACTACGTTGACCACATCAATCGGATGGCCGACGGACTCGTTGACCATGATCTTCCTCTCTTGTCCGTTGATACTCTACTCTGTTTCTTCTACAG CTCAGGGACAAGTGCCATGAAGCCCAAATTGATCCCTTACTTTGATTCTAAGCTCTCAAAAGCAGCTTCCTTCATGGCTCACCAGGGCAGCGCCTCAATTCTTCGAAG GTTGTTTCCTCCTAGGACCTCAGTGAGCAAGATCCTATGGTTTCTTTATGCCGATAACATTGCAACCACCAAAGGTGGTTTTAAGGTTATGGCCGCTTCTACATATCCTATTCATAGTGGTGCCACAAATTGGTCTCAGTTTCTATCTTGTTCTAGTCCCCGCGAAGTCATTCTTGGGTCGAATGTGGTGCACCAGATGTACTGCCACCTTCTTTGTGGTCTTAGGAACTCTGATTTTATTGATGGAATTAGAGTCCCGTATGCCATTGGCTTGATCAAAGTGTTTGGTCTTTTAGAGTCCAAGTGGAAGCAGCTATGTGATGATCTTGAATGTGGGGTTCCGAGTTTGGAGATTTCTGATGTTGCAATGAGAGATTCAGTAATTGACGTTCTTGGGGGGCCTCAACCAGAACTGTCAAGAAGAATTCGGGCGATTTGTGAGGACAAGAATTGGGGTGGGATAGTGAGTAAACTGTGGCCTAATGTAAGGTTCATTAGGTGCATTACCACAGGGAGCTTGGCTCAGTATTATCCTAAGCTTAAGCAGTATGCAGGAGAAGTACCTGTGTTAGGTGGAGACTACTTTGCTTCAGAATGCTGTGTGGGTATTAACATGGATATTACGCAGCCTCCAGAGAGGACTCGATTCATTTTGCTTCCAACTGCGGCGTACTTTGAGTTTCTTCCATTTGCTTTGGATGTGACCAATGTTGTTAGTGAAGAAACAGTAGACATTTCTGGTGTAGAGGCAGGGAAGATGTATGAAGTGATTGTCACCACTTATAGAGGATTCTATCGATATCGTCTAGGTGATATTGTGAGAGTTGTTGGTTTCTATAATTCATCTCCACTAGTGGAGTTTGTGATGAGGGCTCCTAAAGCTCCTTCCGAGGTAGTAACTGAGAAAGATTTGTTACTtgcaattgaatattttcaaagtATGTTAAGAAATGCAATGGCGGTGGAGATCACTGAGTTCTCAAGTTTCTTGGACTTAACTTTGAGCCCAAAGCTCCTGAAGGTTTACATAGAAGTTAAAGAGGAATGCATGTTTCTGCCAGAGGAAAAGATTGAGGAGTTAGTTGTTATTCTTAAAGGGTGTGGTTCCTCTATTGGGGATAGCTTGGGAGACAAGTACAATGTGCAGAGGAAAAGAGGTGAGATAGACCCTTTGGTAGTATCCATAGTAAAGCCCGGTAGCTTTGATGCATTATCCCAGTTAGCTATTGAAAATGGAGCACCAGCTACTCAATATAAACCGCCCAAGATTATAAGAAATCGCCAAATTGTTGACTTCATTGAAAAACGTATTCTTGTTACTGTGCCCTTGGATGGTTAA
- the LOC121259462 gene encoding uncharacterized protein LOC121259462, with product MLKLLNGKFRRLFCRLRWPVLRRSKPKIQVRKFGKTNSKAQHDAKQEPSVNGSVAVHPNGQLGGLKSEKPIRIATFNAALFSMAPAVPETEKTASFGNENGDVMKVRRSLDVNLRAKSANDRPKSILKQSPLHPNFMNGTDIHSAQQNFGKSKLRVSINLPDNEISLLRSRQMSFDEREGSSSATAASSSPISRILRGKTPLRSTASFSTSMVNGIDVEGYRSSRSVLEVLRELDADILALQDVKAEEEKAMKPLSDLAGALGMNYVFAESWAPEYGNAILSRWPISRWKVQKIFDDSDFRNVLKATINVPNMGEVNFNCTLLDNLDENWRMKQVNAIIQSSDEPHILAGGINSLDETDYSPERWTDIVKYHEEIGKPTPKVEVMKFLKSKQYSDAKEFAGECESVVMIAKGQSVQGTCKYGTRVDYVLGSPNSPYKFVPGSYSVFSSKGTSDHHIVKVDLVKEITSTDITAEDKNVTRKQRRQPKQKVVKITAKSSPSLGMWKTQTLRSERY from the exons ATGCTTAAACTCCTCAATGGCAAGTTCCGCCGCCTCTTCTGTCGCCTCCGCTGGCCCGTTCTCCGCCGGTCCAAGCCCAAAATTCAGGTCAGAAAGTTCGGGAAAACGAATTCCAAAGCTCAACACGATGCAAAACAAGAACCGAGCGTTAATGGGTCGGTAGCGGTTCATCCTAATGGACAATTGGGTGGTCTAAAATCCGAGAAACCGATACGGATAGCCACTTTTAATGCTGCCCTGTTCTCCATGGCACCTGCAGTTCCTGAGACCGAGAAGACCGCAAGTTTTGGCAATGAAAACGGAGATGTAATGAAGGTCAGACGGTCTTTGGACGTGAATTTACGAGCAAAGTCTGCGAATGATCGTCCCAAAAGTATTCTAAAGCAATCTCCACTGCATCCAAATTTCATGAATGGCACCGACATTCATTCAGCCCAGCAAAACTTTGGAAAATCCAAGTTACGGGTGTCGATAAATCTGCCCGATAACGAGATTTCTTTATTGCGGAGTAGACAAATGAGCTTCGATGAGAGGGAAGGTTCTTCTTCTGCTACCGCTGCTTCGAGTAGCCCAATAAGTAGAATTTTGAGAGGGAAAACACCATTGAGATCTACTGCGAGCTTCTCTACGAGCATGGTAAATGGTATTGATGTTGAAGGCTATAGAAGCAGTAGGAGTGTGCTCGAAGTGCTGAGAGAATTGGATGCCGATATATTGGCTCTGCAAGATGTGAAGGCAGAGGAAGAAAAGGCCATGAAACCTCTGTCTGATTTGGCTGGCGCTTTGGGAATGAACTATGTGTTTGCCGAGAGCTGGGCACCGGAGTACGGCAACGCCATCTTGTCGAGATGGCCGATTAGCCGGTGGAAAGTTCAGAAGATCTTTGATGATTCTGATTTCAG GAATGTTCTGAAGGCCACGATTAATGTACCAAACATGGGAGAAGTCAACTTCAACTGCACCCTTCTTGATAATCTTGATGAGAATTGGCGGATGAAGCAGGTAAATGCCATAATCCAGTCTAGTGATGAGCCTCACATTTTAGCTGGAGGTATCAATTCACTCGATGAAACAGATTACTCCCCAGAAAGATGGACTGACATTGTGAAG TATCATGAGGAGATTGGAAAGCCAACACCAAAGGTGGAAGTGATGAAATTTTTGAAGAGTAAACAGTATTCAGATGCTAAGGAATTTGCAGGGGAATGCGAGTCAGTGGTCATGATTGCCAAAGGCCAAA GTGTGCAGGGAACGTGCAAGTATGGAACTCGGGTAGATTACGTATTGGGATCCCCAAATTCACCCTACAAGTTTGTTCCAGGATCATATTCAGTCTTCTCTTCCAAAGGAACTTCTGATCATCACATAGTCAAAGTCGATTTAGTGAAAGAAATTACCAGTACTGATATTACTGCTGAAGATAAAAATGTCACCAGAAAGCAGCGGCGACAACCAAAGCAGAAAGTTGTAAAGATAACTGCAAAGTCTTCTCCATCACTTGGTATGTGGAAAACACAGACATTAAGATCAGAaagatattga
- the LOC121259463 gene encoding probable LRR receptor-like serine/threonine-protein kinase RKF3 has product MILFRFFVVAMALALVLPSPTHSQQNNSDPCPLDFSVLQRLIQNSNRPRVDLTTECQYIRQGLRLVQSHYLQLTNSFLPPLNSSESCWSAYQALIDNYLPGLNIRSSCGFKTEWISEGCMNITTRAQFEKTVSQQTLDEVVTSCNQSLENNSPCASCTTSLSTLQASYLTGASIGNVSDCTAYPSIYAAAFANLYGPTDKGTAKCLFSLDFTSSSSKSNRRKVILVVLIACGVGTLLLIGGGWFLLRIRRRRRRRNEGLTMSMKNRGQVGKIEMGLGSGLESIHDSTTLMRFTFEDIKKATKNFSRDSIIGRGGYGNVYKGTLSDGSEVALKRFKNCSAAGDATFAHEVEVIASVRHVNLVALRGYCTATTPFEGHQRIIVCDLMKNGSLHDHLFGPSEIKLSWPMRQKIALGTARGLAYLHYGAQPGIIHRDIKASNILLDERFEAKVADFGLAKFTPEGMTHMSTRVAGTMGYVAPEYALYGQLTERSDVYSFGVVLLELLSGKKALVGSNEGQPSLVTDWAWSLVRKGRTLDVIESGMPEQGVPEVLEKYVLIAVLCSHPQLYARPTMDQVVKMLETDFSVPSIPERPIPLVAELDDIERSASSSGSGHMSSSTGYHPFTFESDRPRTPE; this is encoded by the coding sequence ATGATCCTCTTCCGTTTCTTCGTTGTGGCCATGGCTTTGGCTTTAGTCCTACCCTCCCCGACCCATTCCCAACAAAACAACTCCGATCCGTGCCCTCTCGACTTCAGTGTCCTCCAACGGCTCATCCAAAACTCCAACCGCCCCAGAGTAGACCTGACCACCGAGTGCCAGTACATCCGCCAGGGCCTCCGACTCGTCCAGTCCCATTACCTCCAGCTCACAAACTCGTTCCTCCCCCCACTCAACTCGTCCGAGTCATGCTGGTCCGCTTACCAAGCTCTCATCGACAATTACCTTCCCGGCTTGAACATCCGATCCTCCTGCGGCTTCAAGACCGAGTGGATCTCCGAGGGCTGCATGAACATCACCACCAGGGCCCAGTTCGAGAAGACTGTCTCCCAGCAAACCCTGGACGAAGTCGTCACCAGCTGCAACCAGTCCCTCGAGAACAACTCCCCCTGCGCCTCCTGCACCACCAGCCTCTCCACCCTTCAGGCCTCGTACCTGACCGGAGCCTCCATCGGCAACGTCTCTGACTGCACGGCATATCCCTCGATTTACGCGGCTGCGTTCGCCAATCTGTACGGGCCTACAGATAAAGGAACCGCCAAGTGCCTCTTCTCGCTCGATTTCACGTCCTCGAGTTCCAAAAGTAATCGGCGGAAGGTAATCTTGGTTGTCTTGATTGCTTGCGGTGTCGGGACTTTGCTCCTGATTGGTGGGGGTTGGTTTTTGTTgcgaataagaagaagaagaagaagaagaaatgagggATTGACTATGAGCATGAAGAACAGAGGGCAGGTCGGTAAAATTGAGATGGGATTGGGTTCTGGGCTGGAATCGATCCATGATAGTACTACTTTGATGAGGTTCACATTCGAAGACATCAAGAAAGCGACCAAAAATTTCTCTAGGGACAGTATAATTGGTAGAGGAGGTTATGGGAATGTGTACAAGGGCACGTTGTCCGATGGGTCTGAGGTTGCATTGAAGAGGTTCAAGAATTGTTCTGCTGCAGGGGATGCGACTTTCGCGCATGAGGTTGAGGTTATTGCAAGTGTTAGGCATGTCAACCTTGTTGCTTTGAGAGGGTACTGTACCGCCACAACTCCATTTGAGGGTCACCAGAGAATCATCGTGTGCGATCTGATGAAGAACGGGAGTCTTCATGACCATTTGTTTGGTCCTTCGGAGATTAAGCTAAGTTGGCCGATGAGGCAGAAGATTGCCTTGGGGACAGCAAGGGGATTGGCTTATCTGCATTACGGGGCTCAACCGGGGATCATACATAGGGACATTAAAGCTAGTAACATACTTTTGGATGAGAGGTTTGAGGCCAAGGTGGCGGATTTTGGCCTTGCAAAGTTCACGCCGGAGGGAATGACGCATATGAGCACAAGGGTGGCGGGGACAATGGGTTATGTTGCTCCTGAATATGCGTTGTATGGTCAGTTGACAGAGAGAAGCGATGTGTATAGTTTTGGGGTTGTGCTTCTGGAGCTTTTGAGTGGAAAGAAGGCGCTCGTTGGCAGCAATGAGGGCCAGCCCTCACTTGTGACAGATTGGGCATGGTCATTGGTGAGGAAAGGGAGAACTTTAGATGTAATTGAAAGTGGAATGCCGGAGCAAGGTGTGCCGGAGGTTCTAGAGAAGTATGTTCTGATTGCAGTGCTGTGCTCTCATCCACAGTTATATGCTAGGCCTACAATGGATCAAGTTGTGAAAATGTTGGAAACAGACTTTTCAGTTCCCTCAATCCCAGAACGACCGATACCTCTAGTGGCTGAGCTTGACGATATTGAGAGATCTGCGAGCAGCAGCGGCTCAGGACACATGTCTAGCTCAACTGGCTATCACCCATTCACATTCGAAAGTGACCGGCCGAGGACTCCTGAATAG